Proteins encoded within one genomic window of Scheffersomyces stipitis CBS 6054 chromosome 3, complete sequence:
- a CDS encoding taurine catabolism dioxygenase (go_function oxidoreductase activity~go_process electron transport): MAPVAAATRYDPSQFNPEHNATTESGSYTISKDNRAIAKFPDFVPTWNPNQKFPPLKFFKHTDKGTLADPELRNLFPANGTHKVKKVTPKLGSEVHGIQLSQLDDKGKNDLALFLAQRGVAIFRDQDFSSYGPEFAVEYGKYFGPLHVHPTSGSPEGFPQLHITFRGASQNELDSAFETRTNNIGWHSDVSYELNPPQITFFSVLEGPESGGDTIFADTQEAYKRLSPTMQKMLEGLHVLHTSEDQAHINQAAGGICRRAPVSNIHPLVRQHPVTKEKFLFLNREFGRRIVELKEEESENLLEFLFNHVESAHDLQLRANWEPNTVVLWDNRRTVHSAIIDWDTPVLRHAFRISPQGERPVEDLKDLNNESYLKEKYSVIKRG; this comes from the coding sequence ATGGCTCCcgttgctgctgctactAGATACGACCCCTCGCAGTTCAACCCTGAACATAATGCCACAACGGAATCTGGGTCTTATACCATCAGCAAGGACAATAGGGCTATTGCCAAATTCCCTGATTTTGTTCCAACCTGGAACCCCAACCAGAAGTTCCCACctttgaagttcttcaaacaTACCGACAAAGGAACATTGGCTGATCCAGAATTAAGGAACTTGTTCCCAGCCAATGGTACCCATAAAGTCAAGAAGGTTACTCCCAAGCTTGGCTCCGAAGTCCATGGAATTCAGTTGtctcaacttgatgataAGGGCAAAAACGACTTGGCTCTCTTTTTAGCCCAGAGAGGTGTTGCTATTTTCAGAGACCAAGACTTCAGCAGTTATGGTCCTGAATTTGCTGTAGAATACGGCAAGTACTTTGGTCCATTGCATGTTCATCCTACCTCGGGGTCTCCAGAAGGGTTTCCTCAGTTGCATATTACGTTCAGAGGCGCCTCTCAGAATGAATTGGACAGTGCCTTCGAGACTAGAACGAACAACATTGGCTGGCATTCTGACGTTTCATACGAGCTCAACCCTCCTCAAATAACATTTTTCAGCGTTCTTGAGGGACCTGAATCTGGGGGTGATACCATTTTCGCCGACACTCAAGAAGCGTATAAGAGATTGAGCCCAACCATGCAAAAGATGTTGGAAGGTTTACACGTTTTGCatacttctgaagatcAAGCCCATATCAACCAGGCTGCAGGTGGAATCTGTAGAAGAGCTCCTGTTTCTAACATACACCCTCTTGTAAGACAACACCCGGtgacaaaagaaaaattcttgtttttgaaTAGGGAGTTCggtagaagaattgtagagTTGAAAGAGGAAGAATCAGAGAATTTGCTtgaattcttgttcaaccATGTTGAGCTGGCTCACGACTTGCAACTCAGAGCCAACTGGGAACCTAACACGGTGGTTTTATGGGACAACAGAAGAACTGTCCACTCAGCCATTATCGATTGGGATACTCCAGTGTTAAGACACGCATTTAGAATCAGTCCCCAAGGAGAAAGGCCCgtggaagacttgaaggatttgAATAATGAGAGTTATTTAAAAGAAAAGTACTCCGTTATTAAGAGAGGTTAA
- the FUN30 gene encoding helicase of the Snf2/Rad54 family (SNF2 family DNA-dependent ATPase helicase of the Snf2/Rad54 family Shows homology to SNF2 transcriptional regulator~go_function DNA binding; ATP binding; nucleic acid binding; helicase activity) — MSWYKKDRPGIRPETEKTPKKENYVQVPSSSPIQIKSSPQQPSLLPPSLNSKYSLSEKERQLETKRQAIRQHKDFSVVRKRFYYLKESDIFKGFVKGKGNLREITQWLTDNYNKAEILGKEEEERRRQRDEAERVKQKQLEDRMKHEYEKREELGISDDDDDVEEVDDVDDEDEDDDEDSLPIKMRGRVGIKREDRSPTKDAIRHTFSSQEHSTKVVSSKPRVSILDKYKFKSKSQPTLDHFRGASDLQPKRRKLVRASALEDDSASSSATGSPMSAPNSLAASFAYQSDSVPKMKKTILADNDDDLSDMIVADDDLERLEEKIKQNIKAKRAQKNEIVTVSDDELEEDDISDDMSEEDDENNYQTGITSIDNQILEFLNDAPVDDLIEICTLEPEVAKFVISQRPFNTIYDVSENNFEPEDEAKAKNSSRRRKTLGLRIIESTEFSLKGYKAVDSLIKTCSKYGTSISNQINTWGVTTTGQGELSVTDIDPADDEVKEIIDLDEENDDDEEEVVVTHYKKKGLRYIKHKPALLADEITLNNYQQVGINWLNLLYQNRLSCILADEMGLGKTCQVIAFMAHLKQTEEKKGPHLVVVPASTLENWLREFNKFCPDLKVQAYYGTVKEREDLRYELREIDFDVLVTTYTLAAGSPLDFKFLRSQNFNIIVYDEGHFLKNSGTERYNRLMKLQAKFRLLLTGTPLQNNLKELVSLLSFMLPKLFNEKKEDLQGLFNQKMGKVTSSSKSDNYNPLLSIQAIRKAKTMMTPFVLRRRKDQVLQHLPAKCHEIVKCDLSKDQRSIYDELYNKAKSTRSERERRKLLSSKEQVELNKKQPIESSSNVLMALRKASLHPLLFRIQYTDEKLAKMAKAIMNEPEYVEANQTYIFEDMQVMSDYELNNLCAKFPKTMSPYKLNEDAFLNSGKVLELQKTLKLIIEGRQEKVLIFSLFTQVLDILERVLTQFKYKFVRLDGATSVESRQDIIDEFYDDETIPIFLLSTKAGGFGINLIAANNVIIFDQSFNPHDDKQAEDRCHRVGQKKEVTVYKLIVNDTVEENMLKLAENKLQLDQTISAEGAEEAKFEEKAASLFEKLLFE; from the exons ATGAGCTGGTACAAGAAAGATCGGCCTGGAATCAGGCCCGAGACCGAGAAAACTCCCAAAAAGGAAAATTATGTCCAAGTTCCACTGTCTTCGCCGATTCAGATCAAGTCGTCACCACAACAGCCTTCACTTCTACCACCATCTCTTAATAGCAAATATCTGTTAAGCGAAAAAGAACGCCAGCTAGAAACTAAGAGACAGGCTATCAGACAGCACAAAGATTTTTCTGTCGTTCGCAAACGTTTCTACTATCTCAAAGAGAGTGATATTTTCAAAGGCTTTGTCAAGGGCAAGGGAAATCTCCGTGAAATCACCCAATGGCTTACTGACAATTACAACAAAGCCGAAATCCTaggaaaggaagaagaggaacgTAGACGGCAGCGCGATGAAGCGGAAAGAgtgaaacagaaacagtTAGAAGACCGTATGAAGCATGAATATGAGAAACGCGAAGAGC ttggaatctcagatgatgatgacgacgtcgaagaagttgatgatgtagacgacgaagacgaagacgatgacgaagattcTTTGCCCATAAAAATGCGTGGAAGAGTCGGAATAAAGCGGGAGGACCGATCTCCTACAAAGGATGCGATTCGTCACACATTCAGCTCCCAGGAACACAGCACCAAAGTTGTCAGCAGTAAACCCAGGGTTTCCATCTTGGATAAatacaagttcaagtccaagagCCAGCCTACACTCGACCACTTCAGAGGAGCCCTGGATCTCCAGCCCAAGAGACGTAAACTTGTCAGAGCCTCAGCTTTGGAAGACGATTCtgcctcttcttcagccaCAGGCTCACCAATGTCTGCTCCAAACTCGCTAGCTGCGTCGTTTGCCTATCAGTCAGACAGCGTACCCAAAATGAAAAAGACAATACTAGCAGACAATGACGATGATTTGAGCGATATGATTGTAGCAGACGATGACTTGGAGCGTttagaagaaaagatcaaacAGAACATCAAAGCCAAGCGAGCTCAGAAGAACGAAATCGTCACTGTCAGTGACgacgaacttgaagaagatgatatCAGTGACGACAtgtcagaagaagacgacgaaaacAACTACCAAACTGGTATTACTTCTATTGATAACCAGATCttggagttcttgaatGATGCACCTGTGGACGATTTGATTGAAATCTGTACTCTCGAGCCGGAAGTTGCAAAGTTCGTCATCCTGCAAAGACCATTCAACACGATATACGATGTTTCTGAAAATAATTTTGAACCAGAAGACGAAGCTAAGGCTAagaacagcagcagaagaagaaagactcTAGGCTTGAGAATCATAGAAAGCACCGAGTTTTCCTTAAAGGGCTACAAGGCTGTAGATTCGCTCATCAAAACCTGTTCCAAGTACGGTACTTCAATCTCTAACCAAATTAATACTTGGGGTGTTACTACTACCGGACAGGGTGAGTTATCTGTTACTGATATAGACCCTGCTGATGATGAGGTGAAGGAAATTATAGATTTAGACGAAGAGaacgatgacgacgaagaagaggtaGTTGTGACCCattacaagaagaagggaTTGAGATACATCAAGCACAAGCCAGCATTGTTGGCCGACGAAATTACGTTGAACAATTACCAACAAGTGGGCATCAATTGGCTCAATTTATTATACCAAAACAGGTTGTCTTGTATATTGGCAGATGAGATGGGTTTGGGTAAAACATGCCAGGTTATTGCCTTTATGGCTCATTTAAAGCAGaccgaagaaaagaagggTCCTCATTTGGTTGTCGTTCCAGCTTCTACGCTTGAGAACTGGTTAAGAGAATTCAATAAGTTCTGTCCCGACTTGAAGGTACAAGCTTACTATGGTACAGTCAAGGAACGTGAAGATTTAAGATACGAACTTAGAGAAATCGACTTTGACGTCTTGGTGACTACATATACGTTAGCAGCCGGTTCTCCGTTggatttcaaattcttgaggAGTCAGAATTTCAACATCATTGTATACGATGAAGGTcacttcttgaagaattcagGAACTGAAAGGTACAACagattgatgaaattgcaagCCAAGTTCAGATTGTTATTGACTGGTACACCCTTGCAGAATAACTTGAAGGAGTTGGTCTCCTTGTTGTCTTTCATGTTGCCAAAATTGTTCaacgaaaagaaagaagacttaCAAGGTTTGTTCAACCAGAAGATGGGTAAAGTTACTTCGTCATCAAAGTCAGACAACTACAATCCCTTACTCTCGATTCAAGCCATCAGAAAGGCAAAGACAATGATGACTCCGTTTGTCTTAAGACGTAGAAAGGACCAggttcttcaacacttgCCAGCCAAGTGCCATGAGATAGTGAAGTGTGACTTGTCCAAGGACCAAAGAAGTATTTACGATGAACTTTACAATAAAGCTAAGTCCACCAGATCAGAAAGGgagagaagaaaacttcttAGTTCCAAGGAGCAGGTAGAATTAAACAAGAAGCAACCGATtgagtcttcttccaacgTATTGATGGCATTAAGAAAGGCTTCTTTGCATCCTCTTTTGTTCAGAATCCAGTATACTGACGAGAAACTAGCCAAAATGGCCAAGGCTATCATGAATGAGCCAGAATACGTGGAAGCCAATCAAACATATATCTTCGAGGATATGCAAGTCATGTCAGACTATGAACTCAACAATCTTTGTGCTAAATTCCCTAAGACTATGTCCCCCTATAAATTGAACGAAGACGCCTTTCTCAATAGTGGAAAAGTATtggaattgcaaaagaCATTGAAGCTAATCATCGAGGGCCGGCAAGAAAAGGTCTTAATTTTCTCTTTATTCACCCAGGTGTTGGACATATTGGAAAGAGTCTTGACTCAGTTCAAATACAAGTTCGTTAGATTGGACGGAGCCACTTCTGTCGAATCAAGACAGGATATTATTGACGAATTCTATGACGATGaaacaattccaattttcCTTTTATCTACCAAGGCCGGTGGATTTGGGATTAACTTGATCGCCGCCAACAATGTCATTATTTTCGATCAGTCATTCAACCCTCACGATGACAAGCAAGCCGAGGATCGTTGCCATAGAGTGGGCCAAAAGAAGGAGGTCACAGTGTACAAGCTCATTGTCAACGATACAGTCGAGGAAAAtatgttgaagttggccGAGAACAAGTTGCAGCTTGACCAAACCATTAGTGCCGAAGGGGCCGAAGAGGCTAAGTTCGAGGAGAAGGCAGCCTCTttgtttgaaaagttgCTCTTTGAATAG
- a CDS encoding predicted protein: protein MFAVRKSLVGRVFSRPTVATQRLGLFLNSARNLFIQTVETPNESALKFLPSIKLLEENETIEFLSGREAARSPLAVKLFSIDGIKSIMFGSNFITIEKNSNDLHWSLLKPEIFSILTEYLTNGTPILIDGESLSKDMEINDDDDEVVSIIKELIFTRIRPAIQDDGGDIEFVSFREEDGTVFLRLKGACRSCDSSSVTLKNGIESMLKYYIEEVKAVEQVDEEDPEVVVAGSPEEVKFEAAAITPRARDEPPNL from the coding sequence ATGTTTGCAGTTAGAAAATCTTTGGTAGGCAGAGTATTCAGCAGACCCACTGTGGCTACACAAAGGTTGGGtttgtttttgaattctGCCCGAAACTTGTTTATTCAGACTGTAGAAACTCCCAATGAACTGGCTTTGAAGTTCTTACCTTCGATTAAActcttggaagaaaacgaGACGATCGAGTTTCTTAGTGGGCGTGAAGCGGCCAGATCACCTCTAGCTGTGAAGCTCTTCAGTATTGACGGCATCAAGTCGATCATGTTCGGCTCTAACTTCATAACTATCGAAAAGAACAGTAACGATTTGCACTGGTCACTTTTGAAACCAGAGATCTTCTCCATTTTGACAGAGTATTTAACTAATGGAACACCGATTCTTATAGATGGCGAGTCACTTTCTAAAGACATGGAAAtcaacgatgacgatgacgaagtAGTATCAATTatcaaggagttgattTTCACCAGAATTAGACCAGCCATCCAGGACGATGGAGGTGATATTGAGTTTGTCAGCTTCCGAGAAGAAGACGGTACGGTattcttgagattgaaaGGAGCCTGTAGATCGTGCGATTCCAGTTCAGTAACCTTGAAAAACGGAATCGAGTCCATGTTGAAGTActatattgaagaagttaaaGCCGTAGAGCaagtagatgaagaagaccCAGAAGTAGTAGTAGCTGGTTCTCCAGAGGAGGTCAAGTTCGAGGCTGCAGCCATCACACCAAGAGCCAGAGATGAGCCTCCTAATTTGTAA
- a CDS encoding predicted protein has protein sequence MSVSPSASTISSPASSFSSPSPTTLSRMSTNAAHGGLIGALNECLFNSANTNINFCNFPLIITVAHNDDNFAQLVETIEEVGNLTHTVRSNPTKHVQVSLLNCKRSAVDALVYRLHELNYDFSFDYSKFISHPGILFIKNLSSELVFDNAVDSTVTITHEEYSPDSLFDFLQKESYFKSLKEVKLFRNENSSSAFAIVKFDNYLDVDVLIEKLHKSTPNAFNTNSTIPLFFNRYLNKRERYTAPPSNGAPLASSSPTSTSAIYTTSGDHKSAENFDTITIENLQAFFPKDLTSLDFYQFVGKFKEFGNDIESIYFPIVGTSSRSHQPVELQENSPTPLKCLDYGYVQFKSSQNLMENTLRILYYLNNLTWDEFNELDTAALKPLLSSDDRPEDNGQSDTNAVKVTIAQHKHNHYLYNNANNFYLSWSAENNVAISYPNPVLIINQYTKQNNFQETNIYVNNLPVVFNNDDTLWELFWEQFGKIKSAKIIKPEYYSIDNEGKSCKSGRIGFVFYESFQMATRAILLTNNKLVNMNGTSHPILISSSFAIQKSHGKSPSYPAQIPIMPSHSPISLHNISIPQSIPIPPEGRGSHKHVVPVYAPYVMVPQVPYYNPYYYAPQVAASYPHSAYSSYPSGNINSNSNRRKERSRSNEHSGESYYSYEHRTYQGYRYEDSYDGKNH, from the coding sequence ATGAGTGTTTCCCCTTCTGCCTCCACTATTTCCAGTCCAGCCTCCTCGTTCCTGTCACCCTCACCTACTACCTTATCGAGAATGTCAACAAACGCCGCTCATGGTGGGTTGATCGGAGCTCTTAACGAATGCTTGTTCAACTCCGCCAATACTAACAtcaacttttgcaatttccCACTCATAATAACGGTGGCCCATAATGATGACAATTTCGCCCAATTGGTGGAAACAATCGAGGAAGTGGGAAACTTGACTCACACCGTACGTAGCAACCCTACCAAGCATGTACAAGTCTCATTATTGAACTGTAAGCGGTCTGCTGTCGACGCCTTAGTTTATAGATTGCACGAATTGAACTACGACTTTTCCTTTGACTACTCAAAATTCATCTCTCACCCGGGTATcttgttcatcaagaatttgtCGAGCGAATTGGTATTTGATAATGCCGTAGACTCAACAGTAACCATTACGCACGAGGAATATTCCCCCGATTCTTTGTTCGACTTCTTACAAAAGGAAAGTTAtttcaagagcttgaagGAAGTGAAATTGTTCCGCAACGAAAATTCTAGCAGTGCTTTCGCCATAGTTAAATTTGACAATTATCTCGATGTTGACGTCTTGATAGAAAAGTTGCACAAGTCTACCCCCAATGCATTCAATACAAATTCTACTATTcctttgttcttcaatagaTATTTGAATAAGAGAGAACGGTACACCGCACCTCCTTCCAACGGTGCTCCACTTGCTTCATCATCGCCAACTTCTACTAGTGCCATCTACACTACGTCTGGCGACCATAAACTGGCTGAAAATTTCGATACCATTACTATTGAAAACTTACAGGCTTTTTTTCCCAAAGACTTGACCAGCTTGGACTTTTATCAATTCGTAGGAAAATTCAAGGAATTCGGCAATGACATCGAGTCTATCTATTTTCCAATAGTGGGCACGAGTTCTAGAAGTCATCAGCCGGTAGAGTTGCAAGAAAATTCTCCCACGCCCTTAAAGTGCTTGGATTATGGTTACGTTCAATTTAAGTCGTCTCAGAACTTAATGGAAAATACTTTACGTATTCTTTACTATCTTAACAATTTGACCTGGGACGAATTTAATGAACTCGATACAGCAGCATTAAAACCGTTATTGTCGTCCGACGATAGGCCTGAAGATAACGGACAGCTGGATACTAACGCTGTTAAGGTCACCATAGCACAACATAAACATAACCATTATTTGTACAACAACGCAAACAACTTCTATTTATCATGGAGTGCAGAAAATAATGTTGCCATCAGTTATCCTAATCCAGTATTAATTATCAATCAATACACCAAGCAGAACAATTTCCAGGAGACTAACATATATGTTAATAACCTTCCTGTGGTATTTAACAATGATGACACCCTTTGGGAACTATTCTGGGAACAATTTGGAAAGATCAAGTCTGCCAAAATTATCAAGCCAGAATATTACTCGATTGATAATGAAGGTAAATCCTGTAAGAGTGGCAGGATTGGGTTTGTCTTCTATGAATCGTTTCAAATGGCGACTAGGGCTATCTTATTGACCAACAATAAATTAGTGAATATGAATGGCACATCACATCCTATTTTGATTCTGTCTTCATTTGCCATCCAGAAATCCCATGGAAAATCACCAAGTTACCCTGCACAAATTCCAATAATGCCCAGTCATAGTCCTATCTCATTGCATAATATTTCTATTCCCCAATCCATCCCTATTCCTCCTGAGGGACGTGGGAGTCATAAACATGTAGTTCCAGTCTATGCTCCATACGTGATGGTTCCTCAGGTTCCGTACTACAACCCCTACTATTATGCACCTCAGGTTGCAGCACTGTATCCGCACAGTGCTTATTCTTCATATCCTAGCGGCAACATTAATAGCAACAGTAATCGTAGAAAGGAACGGTCTCGTTCTAACGAACACTCAGGAGAAAGCTACTATTCATATGAGCATCGGACGTACCAGGGATACCGCTACGAGGACTCGTACGACGGAAAAAATCACTGA
- a CDS encoding predicted protein encodes MIHRSREVNVDGVDCVVVASYSQSDSSRTPVTVYVNELNNAAMGDYVYAIGQSQTFLHHGTSSESGSGSGSIESLNLLLNKKLQRPVYLNVSGAAQVSTVSMFRAIVEVIDN; translated from the coding sequence ATGATCCACCGCTCGCGAGAAGTCAACGTAGACGGCGTCGATTGTGTAGTGGTAGCCAGCTATAGCCAATCCGACTCTTCCAGAACACCCGTCACGGTGTATGTTAACGAGTTGAATAACGCTGCCATGGGAGACTATGTCTATGCCATTGGGCAGAGCCAGACATTCTTGCACCATGGCACAAGCTCAGAGTCCGGTTCAGGTTCTGGCTCCATTGAGTCGCTTAATTTGCTCCTCAATAAAAAGCTCCAGCGACCAGTGTATCTCAATGTGAGCGGTGCCGCTCAGGTCTCCACTGTCAGCATGTTCCGAGCCATCGTTGAGGTCATAGACAATTAA
- the YHB1 gene encoding flavohemoglobin (flavohemoglobin (bacterial)~go_function oxidoreductase activity~go_process oxygen transport; electron transport), giving the protein MMSTAPQIYTIQELTDSQKKIVLDTVPTLESAGETLTAQFYQNMFVDFPEVRPFFNQTDQKFLRQPRILAFALLNYAKNIENLEPLTAFVKQIVSKHVGLQVKAEHYPCVGNSLIKTMKELLGPEVANEAFIDAWATAYGNLAQLLIDMEDAEYQKAPWRGFREFTVTKIQDECTDVKSIYFKPTNEGDEISLPKRGQYLCFRWSLPGEEQEISREYSISEYPSEKEYRISVRKLEGGKISGYIHNTLKVGDSLKVAPPCGKFVYVPSEKDIVLLVGGIGITPIVSILEKALQSGRNVTMLYSNKTVESRPFGNWLKELKEKYGEKFKLTEFFSNEKNVTAKDVIDAVETRTLDSRDLDQISKDSDVYLLGPREYMKYVKGYLGAKGVEDIKLEYFGPLEV; this is encoded by the coding sequence ATGATGTCTACTGCTCCACAAATATACaccattcaagaattgaCTGACTCTCAAAAGAAAATCGTCCTTGATACGGTGCCCACCTTGGAGCTGGCTGGTGAAACATTGACTGCCCAGTTCTATCAGAACATGTTTGTCGATTTCCCAGAAGTCAGGCCTTTCTTCAATCAGACGGAccagaagttcttgagaCAGCCTCGTATTTTGGCATTTGCCTTGTTGAACTACGCCAAGAACATCGAGAACTTGGAACCCTTGACTGCGTTTGTGAAGCAGATTGTTAGCAAGCATGTAGGTTTACAGGTAAAGGCTGAACACTACCCTTGTGTTGGTAACTCATTGATTAAGACCATGAAGGAGTTGCTTGGACCAGAAGTTGCCAACGAAGCCTTTATTGATGCATGGGCAACTGCGTACGGAAACTTGGCTCAATTGCTCATTGACATGGAAGACGCCGAATATCAAAAAGCCCCTTGGAGAGGTTTCAGAGAATTCACTGTAACTAAAATCCAAGACGAATGCACCGACGTTAAGTCGATATATTTCAAGCCTACAAATGAAGGCGACGAGATTTCCTTGCCAAAGAGAGGTCAATATCTTTGCTTCAGGTGGAGCTTGCCAGgagaagagcaagaaatAAGTAGAGAATATTCTATCTCTGAGTACCCCTCTGAAAAAGAGTACCGTATCTCTGTTAGAAAGTTGGAAGGTGGTAAGATCTCGGGTTACATCCACAACACTTTAAAGGTTGGAGACTCTCTCAAAGTAGCTCCTCCTTGTGGAAAATTTGTTTATGTACCCTCTGAAAAGGATATAGTTTTGCTTGTAGGAGGTATTGGAATCACCCCCATTGTATCTATCTTGGAAAAAGCTTTACAACTGGGAAGAAACGTTACCATGCTCTACTCTAACAAAACTGTCGAATCTAGACCTTTTGGCAACTGGTtaaaggaattgaaggagaagtaTGGAGAAAAGTTTAAGCTTACCGAATTTTTCTCTAATGAGAAGAATGTTACTGCCAAAGATGTCATCGATGCAGTTGAGACTCGTACGTTGGACAGCAGGGACTTGGACCAGATTTCCAAGGACAGCGACGTCTATTTATTGGGACCTCGTGAATACATGAAGTACGTTAAGGGGTATTTGGGGGCTAAGGGTGTCGAAGACATCAAGTTAGAGTACTTTGGCCCACTCGAGGTTTAG
- a CDS encoding predicted protein, with amino-acid sequence MSEETPKKKKSVGFAPLPEEDLKSHHEDLKKKEQEKLKSNPFHKIPPELSYLEKKAPAPKALPSYRPKKAASLSGTSSVADIDIRKLHYFNIKDISVQNKETELNFNYPVIDLPLPANQVLVDIKYASLNSFDLSKINRYLLNLSNTKVGLGYEFAGIITDVGSAIESNGTFARGDAVVGIVDPLDRKGTLSTSLVVNPSRDILVKLGDDALARAMNINIELSFDNSDADTNSFEVDSSSDDSIDDQAAVPTKSVREKKKSPYTIDPEIPTLAKFASFPVLYCRAKQMLAHTKFAHNSGNILINGADTNLGFTFIQLLNSPVYNFNKLNLILIVRDSNYKYMSNFVKQFTIGHYYDETKPKHITILTYDMVNEDLVLPGEKTPINYKKKDYFASEVIEALFKPHTPLVDPPISAENIGQYKLDLLVDLVGSKMYFQDSIRFSKLDKIDLPLREHTNVPLEELFNARVKEPFLVKLLKPKKTGSAFVSGCKFSLSEPTYRIDQAIDYSEASVINPWAAKWSSNLFNNWTNYNYFEELELRIDYHWVEEGLRLLLEDQLKFRIDDFSDWRNDYRGHIKQLRTEDGKVLFKIEDF; translated from the exons ATGTCCGAAGAGActcccaagaagaagaaatctgTTGGTTTTGCTCCACTTCCAGAGGAAGACCTCAAGTCTCACCACGAGGACTTGAAAAAAAAGGAACAGGAAAAACTCAAATCCAACCCATTCCACAAGATTCCACCAGAGTTGTCTTatcttgaaaagaaggcACCAGCACCAAAAGCGTTGCCCTCGTACAGACCCAAGAAGGCTGCTAGTTTATCTGGGACGTCCTCTGTTGCAGATATCGATATCAGAAAGTTGCACTATTTTAACATCAAGGACATCTCCGTTCAAAATAAGGAAacagaattgaacttcaactatCCTGTAATTGACTTGCCGTTACCAGCCAATCAAGTCCTAGTAGACATAAAGTATGCCTCATTGAACTCATTTGACTTGTCGAAAATAAACCGGTATTTGCTCAACCTCAGCAATACCAAGGTTGGTTTGGGCTACGAGTTTGCGGGAATAATCACCGATGTGGGTTCGGCAATTGAACTGAACGGCACTTTTGCCAGAGGTGACGCCGTAGTAGGAATTGTAGATCCCTTGGACAGAAAGGGGACCCTTTCGACTAGTCTAGTAGTAAACCCCAGCAGGGACATACTTGTGAAACTTGGTGATGATGCTTTGGCCAGAGCTATGAACATAAACATCGAGTTGTCGTTCGACAATAGCGATGCAGACACCAACAGCTTCGAAGTAGACTCCTCCTCTGATGATTCAATTGATGATCAAGCGGCTGTGC CAACAAAGCTGGtcagagaaaagaagaaatcgccATATACCATCGATCCTGAGATCCCCACTTTGGCCAAATTCGCATCTTTCCCTGTCTTGTACTGTCGTGCTAAACAGATGTTGGCACATACAAAGTTTGCTCACAACAGTGGCAATATCTTGATCAATGGTGCAGACACAAACCTCGGTTTTACATTTATTCAGCTTCTAAACTCGCCCGtgtacaatttcaacaagttgaatttgatcttgataGTTAGAGATAGCAACTACAAGTACATGAGCAATTTCGTCAAACAGTTCACTATTGGCCATTACTATGATGAGACGAAACCTAAACATATCACGATTTTGACTTACGACATGGTAAACGAGGATCTTGTGCTTCCAGGTGAAAAGACGCCGATaaactacaagaagaaagattatTTTGCCAGTGAGGTGATAGAGGCACTTTTCAAGCCTCATACACCACTTGTAGATCCTCCTATCAGTGCGGAAAATATTGGCCAGTACAAGTTagatcttcttgtagatcTCGTAGGCTCCAAGATGTACTTCCAGGATAGTATACGGTTTAGCAAGCTCGATAAAATCGATTTACCGTTAAGGGAGCATACCAATGTTCCATTAGAAGAGTTGTTCAACGCTCGTGTAAAGGAGCCATTTTTGGTAAAACTCTTGAAGCCTAAGAAAACAGGATCTGCCTTTGTAtctgggtgcaaattcAGTTTATCCGAACCAACCTACCGAATTGACCAAGCGATTGACTACTCAGAAGCTAGTGTAATAAATCCATGGGCTGCGAAATGGTCCAGTAATttattcaacaactggACAAACTACAACTATTTTGAAGAGTTAGAACTTCGTATAGACTACCATTGGGTTGAAGAAGGTCTACGATTATTACTAGAGGACCAGTTGAAATTCCGCATCGACGACTTTTCCGACTGGAGGAACGACTACAGAGGGCATATCAAACAACTTCGGACCGAAGACGGCAAAgtattgttcaagattgaggacttctga